From the Acinetobacter wanghuae genome, one window contains:
- a CDS encoding septal ring lytic transglycosylase RlpA family protein, translated as MAIATTVTLTQSQADMVQSSSLNNDHDTSRLAARLLNKEAQSFNANFTNISSLSITERSGDKVRRETIAAKIAIPEEEPSVIEKLNTVASNTVRKFTQSGTASWYGRQFHGRKTASGETFDMNGLTAAHRSLPLNCYIRVTNKNNGRSVVVKVNDRGPFHGNRVLDLSYGAAKQIGLTNAGTGNVSIERVAGPNS; from the coding sequence ATGGCCATTGCCACGACGGTCACACTGACCCAATCGCAGGCAGATATGGTTCAATCATCATCATTAAACAATGATCATGATACTTCGCGTTTAGCAGCTCGCTTGCTGAACAAAGAAGCTCAAAGCTTCAATGCTAACTTTACGAATATCAGTAGCCTTTCAATCACTGAGCGTTCAGGCGATAAAGTTCGTCGTGAAACGATTGCAGCGAAAATTGCAATTCCTGAGGAAGAGCCTTCAGTGATTGAAAAACTCAATACAGTTGCTTCAAATACTGTTCGTAAGTTTACTCAATCTGGTACAGCGTCTTGGTACGGTCGTCAATTCCATGGTCGTAAAACTGCAAGCGGTGAAACTTTCGACATGAATGGTTTAACTGCGGCTCACCGTAGCCTGCCACTCAATTGCTACATTCGTGTGACCAACAAAAATAATGGTCGCAGTGTTGTCGTTAAGGTCAATGATCGTGGTCCATTCCATGGTAATCGTGTTCTTGATTTGTCTTACGGTGCAGCGAAGCAAATTGGCTTGACCAATGCAGGTACCGGTAATGTGAGTATTGAACGTGTAGCAGGTCCAAACTCTTAA
- a CDS encoding DUF3465 domain-containing protein, whose amino-acid sequence MANKKNMGIGAVIALLIATYLGIDYQQNNLESIQNLPQQQNQSIPQHQYPVEDDLDKIQQAFQHQKSNIQVQSSGKVIALLRDDNEGSRHQKFLLELANGQTVLVAHNIDLAPRIEALQKGDQVDFYGEYEYSDKGGVIHWTHLDPAQKHAHGWLKHQGKTYQ is encoded by the coding sequence ATGGCGAATAAGAAAAATATGGGTATCGGTGCAGTGATCGCTCTGTTGATCGCAACATATTTAGGCATTGATTATCAGCAAAATAATTTAGAATCTATCCAAAACTTACCACAACAGCAAAATCAAAGTATTCCGCAACATCAATATCCCGTTGAAGATGATTTAGATAAAATTCAGCAGGCATTCCAACATCAAAAAAGTAATATTCAGGTGCAATCTTCAGGCAAGGTGATTGCGTTACTTCGCGATGATAATGAAGGTTCACGTCATCAAAAATTCTTATTAGAGTTGGCAAATGGTCAAACTGTTTTAGTGGCACACAATATTGATTTAGCGCCACGTATTGAGGCGCTGCAAAAAGGCGATCAAGTCGATTTTTATGGTGAATATGAGTATTCTGATAAAGGTGGTGTCATTCATTGGACGCATCTTGATCCCGCACAGAAACATGCGCATGGATGGTTAAAACACCAAGGTAAAACCTATCAATAA
- a CDS encoding IS30 family transposase, which yields MNYTHLTQEERYQIFTLLREGFSQRYIAWRLNRSPSTISREINRNRARNGYFAKHASKLARRRHCSNPKRIPDEIWANVIFYLELQWSPEQIASRVSVSLHSIYRLIRQDKNKGGTLFHHLRFRNQRKRKYGSPETRGQLANRKSIHDRPIEIEQRHRFGDLEIDTIVGKNHQQSLVSIVDRKTGYLWLKKCSSRKAEEVCQTTISLLEPIKDQLKTITADNGKEFSLHECVAQELEIDWYFADPYSAWQRGTNENTNGLVRQYIRKGSDLNQYTDEYISEITARINHRPRKRLGFKSPSQVLWQQHGVALQMLI from the coding sequence ATGAACTATACTCATCTTACCCAAGAAGAAAGATATCAGATTTTTACATTGTTACGTGAAGGATTTTCTCAACGTTATATTGCTTGGAGACTGAATCGTTCACCTTCCACTATTTCTAGAGAAATCAATCGTAATCGAGCTAGAAATGGTTATTTCGCTAAGCATGCTAGTAAACTCGCTCGAAGACGCCATTGCTCTAATCCTAAAAGAATCCCTGATGAAATATGGGCAAATGTCATCTTTTATCTTGAACTTCAATGGAGTCCTGAACAGATTGCTTCCCGTGTTTCAGTCAGTCTGCATTCAATTTATCGCTTAATACGACAGGATAAAAATAAGGGCGGTACTCTCTTTCATCATCTACGTTTCAGAAATCAAAGAAAGAGGAAATACGGCTCTCCTGAAACTCGTGGTCAGCTGGCTAATCGTAAAAGCATTCATGATAGACCGATTGAGATTGAACAGCGTCATCGTTTCGGTGATCTAGAGATAGATACGATTGTGGGTAAGAATCATCAGCAATCATTGGTCTCGATTGTAGATCGTAAGACAGGTTATTTGTGGCTAAAGAAGTGTAGCTCACGTAAAGCAGAGGAAGTTTGCCAAACAACGATCAGTTTACTTGAGCCAATCAAAGATCAGCTCAAGACGATTACCGCAGATAATGGTAAGGAGTTTAGTCTGCATGAATGTGTTGCTCAAGAATTAGAAATAGACTGGTATTTCGCAGATCCTTATAGCGCTTGGCAACGAGGTACGAATGAAAATACCAACGGCTTAGTCAGACAATACATTAGAAAGGGAAGTGACTTAAATCAGTATACAGATGAATATATCTCAGAAATAACAGCCCGTATCAATCATCGTCCAAGAAAAAGACTCGGCTTTAAAAGTCCGAGTCAGGTATTATGGCAACAACATGGTGTTGCACTTCAAATGCTAATCTAA
- the tsf gene encoding translation elongation factor Ts has product MTAVTASMVKELRDRTGLAMMECKKALTEAGGDIELAIDNLRKSGQAKAAKKAGNIAADGAITIAQEGNKAILLEVNCQTDFVAKDENFAGFSAKVAAAALAANVTEAAQIAELKLEDGHTVEEARIALVQKIGENIQVRRAKIVEGENLAVYKHGLRIGVVVSYAGDAATGKGIAMHVAAFNPVAVTEADVSAELIAKEKEIAEAKAIESGKPANIVEKMVTGSVQKYLNEVVLENQMYVIDNDKKVADVLKSTGTTVAQFVRFEVGEGIEKKAEMSFADEVAAAQAAAAQ; this is encoded by the coding sequence ATGACTGCAGTTACAGCAAGCATGGTTAAAGAATTGCGCGATCGTACTGGTCTTGCAATGATGGAATGTAAAAAAGCGTTGACAGAAGCGGGTGGTGACATCGAGCTTGCAATTGACAACCTTCGTAAATCTGGTCAAGCAAAAGCAGCTAAAAAAGCGGGTAACATCGCAGCTGATGGCGCGATCACAATTGCTCAAGAAGGCAATAAAGCGATTCTTTTAGAAGTAAACTGCCAAACTGACTTCGTTGCTAAAGACGAAAACTTTGCTGGTTTCTCTGCGAAAGTTGCTGCTGCTGCTTTAGCTGCAAACGTAACTGAAGCTGCTCAAATCGCTGAATTGAAACTTGAAGATGGTCACACTGTTGAAGAAGCGCGTATTGCACTTGTTCAAAAAATCGGTGAAAACATCCAAGTACGTCGTGCGAAAATTGTTGAAGGTGAAAACCTTGCAGTTTACAAACACGGTCTTCGTATTGGTGTTGTTGTTTCTTACGCGGGTGATGCTGCAACTGGTAAAGGTATTGCAATGCACGTTGCTGCGTTCAACCCAGTTGCTGTAACTGAAGCTGACGTATCTGCTGAACTTATCGCGAAAGAAAAAGAAATCGCTGAAGCGAAAGCAATCGAATCTGGCAAACCAGCAAATATCGTTGAAAAAATGGTCACTGGTTCAGTTCAAAAATACTTGAACGAAGTTGTTCTTGAAAACCAAATGTACGTAATCGACAACGATAAGAAAGTTGCTGATGTACTTAAATCAACTGGTACTACAGTTGCTCAATTCGTTCGCTTCGAAGTAGGTGAAGGTATTGAGAAAAAAGCAGAAATGAGCTTCGCTGACGAAGTTGCTGCTGCTCAGGCTGCTGCTGCACAATAA
- the rpsB gene encoding 30S ribosomal protein S2, producing the protein MADYNVGMRDLLQAGAHFGHQTRFWNPKMRDYIFGARNKIHIINLEHTVPALNDALNFANNLASKKNKVLFVGTKRAASAIIREQAQRAGQPYVDHRWLGGMLTNWKTLRQSINRLKDLQTQSQDGTFLKLTKREALERTREMEKLERGLGGVKNMGGLPDALFVIDVDHEAIAIKEAKNLGIPVIGIVDTNSNPDNVDYVIPGNDDAIRAVTLYASAMADAIIAGKEYAQSQANAQAKAEEAPASEA; encoded by the coding sequence ATGGCAGATTACAACGTAGGCATGCGCGACCTTCTACAAGCAGGCGCACACTTTGGTCACCAAACTCGTTTTTGGAACCCAAAAATGCGCGATTACATCTTTGGTGCGCGTAACAAAATTCACATCATCAACCTTGAACACACTGTTCCTGCGTTAAATGATGCTTTGAACTTTGCTAACAACTTGGCTAGCAAAAAGAACAAAGTTTTGTTCGTTGGTACTAAGCGTGCAGCTTCTGCGATCATTCGTGAACAAGCTCAACGCGCGGGTCAACCATATGTTGATCACCGTTGGTTAGGTGGTATGTTGACTAACTGGAAAACGCTTCGTCAGTCAATCAACCGTCTAAAAGACCTTCAAACTCAATCTCAAGACGGTACTTTCCTTAAGCTTACTAAACGTGAAGCTTTAGAGCGTACTCGTGAGATGGAAAAACTTGAACGCGGTCTTGGCGGTGTGAAAAACATGGGTGGTTTACCTGATGCATTGTTCGTAATCGACGTTGATCACGAAGCAATTGCAATCAAAGAAGCTAAAAACCTTGGTATTCCTGTAATCGGTATCGTTGATACAAACTCTAACCCAGACAACGTAGACTACGTTATTCCTGGTAACGATGATGCGATCCGTGCAGTAACTCTTTATGCTTCTGCTATGGCTGATGCGATTATTGCTGGTAAAGAATACGCTCAATCACAAGCAAATGCACAAGCTAAAGCAGAAGAAGCTCCAGCTTCTGAGGCTTAA
- the map gene encoding type I methionyl aminopeptidase, translating to MNSTYKAPSRLIKTPDEIEKMRVAGRLAAEVLEMIKPHVVPGVTTLELDTICHDYIVNKQDAIPACLGYGAAPGRPAFQHVICTSVNHVVCHGIPSDSKKLKKGDILNIDVTVIKDGYHGDTNMMYIVGGETSILANRLCKVAQEAMYRGIETVKPGATIGDIGHAIQQYVESERFGVVREYCGHGIGTVFHDEPQVLHYGQPDTGMILEEGMTFTIEPMVNGGDWKTKLLGDKWTVVTKDHSLSAQYEHTLLVTKNGVEVLTARPEEDLSRFTA from the coding sequence ATGAACAGTACTTACAAAGCGCCAAGTCGACTCATCAAAACCCCTGACGAAATTGAAAAAATGCGTGTGGCGGGACGACTGGCAGCAGAAGTCTTGGAAATGATCAAACCGCATGTCGTTCCTGGTGTCACAACACTCGAACTTGATACGATTTGTCATGACTATATCGTGAATAAACAAGACGCCATTCCTGCATGTCTAGGCTATGGAGCAGCCCCAGGTCGCCCTGCCTTCCAACACGTGATTTGTACTTCTGTGAACCACGTGGTGTGTCACGGTATTCCATCGGATAGCAAAAAACTGAAAAAAGGCGACATTTTAAATATCGATGTCACTGTCATTAAAGATGGCTACCATGGCGATACCAACATGATGTATATCGTGGGTGGTGAAACCTCTATTCTTGCAAACCGCCTATGTAAAGTAGCGCAAGAAGCGATGTATCGGGGTATCGAAACTGTAAAACCGGGTGCGACTATTGGTGATATTGGTCATGCCATTCAGCAATATGTTGAATCTGAACGTTTTGGCGTGGTACGTGAGTATTGCGGTCATGGTATTGGCACTGTGTTCCATGATGAACCACAAGTTCTGCATTACGGACAACCTGATACCGGTATGATTTTAGAAGAAGGTATGACCTTCACCATTGAACCCATGGTCAACGGTGGTGATTGGAAAACTAAATTATTGGGCGATAAATGGACCGTTGTGACCAAAGATCACAGCCTATCCGCACAATATGAACACACATTGCTTGTGACCAAAAATGGTGTGGAAGTATTAACCGCGCGTCCTGAAGAAGATTTATCACGTTTTACTGCATAA
- a CDS encoding pyridoxal phosphate-dependent aminotransferase gives MDVRLSDRVNAIKPSPTLAVTNKAAELKAAGHNVIGLGAGEPDFDTPKHIKDAAIAAINNGFTKYTAVDGTPGLKKAIIAKLKRDNNLDYAANQILVSCGGKQSFFNLALALLNKGDEVIIPAPYWVSYPDMVIIAEGVPVIVKCGEEQRFKITPAQLEAAITDKTRLVVLNSPSNPTGMIYTKAELEALAEVLRKYPEVMVASDDMYEPIRWDDEFYNIATVAPDLYDRVIVLNGVSKAYAMTGWRIGYAAGPAKLIGAMKKIQSQSTSNPTSISQVAAEAALNGPQDVLVPMVEAFKRRHDLVMNGLNAINGISCLPADGAFYAYANIKPLIRAKGLKSCTEFSAWLLEETGVAVVPGDAFGLGGFMRISYATADEVLVDALARIKKAADSIEGVDAAIASIEAEKAAK, from the coding sequence GTGGACGTACGTCTCTCTGATCGTGTGAATGCCATCAAACCGTCCCCTACTCTTGCTGTGACTAACAAAGCTGCGGAATTAAAAGCTGCGGGTCATAACGTAATTGGTTTGGGCGCAGGTGAACCAGATTTTGATACCCCAAAACACATCAAAGATGCAGCAATTGCTGCCATTAACAACGGTTTCACCAAATACACCGCTGTTGACGGTACGCCAGGTCTTAAAAAAGCAATCATTGCTAAATTAAAACGCGATAATAATCTTGACTACGCAGCGAACCAAATTTTGGTATCTTGCGGTGGTAAACAATCTTTCTTTAACTTGGCTTTGGCTTTGTTAAACAAAGGTGATGAAGTAATTATCCCTGCGCCTTACTGGGTAAGTTACCCAGATATGGTGATCATCGCTGAAGGCGTGCCTGTAATTGTGAAATGTGGCGAAGAACAACGCTTCAAAATCACACCTGCACAATTAGAAGCGGCGATCACTGACAAAACACGTTTGGTGGTATTGAACAGCCCATCTAACCCAACAGGTATGATCTACACCAAAGCTGAATTAGAAGCATTGGCTGAAGTTCTTCGTAAATATCCAGAAGTAATGGTTGCTTCTGATGACATGTACGAACCGATCCGTTGGGATGACGAATTCTACAACATCGCAACTGTTGCACCAGATCTATACGATCGCGTAATCGTGTTGAACGGTGTATCTAAAGCGTATGCAATGACTGGCTGGCGTATTGGCTATGCAGCAGGTCCTGCAAAACTCATCGGTGCGATGAAAAAAATCCAATCTCAATCAACTTCAAACCCAACTTCTATTTCGCAAGTTGCTGCTGAAGCTGCATTGAATGGTCCGCAAGACGTGCTTGTACCAATGGTTGAAGCATTCAAACGTCGTCATGACTTGGTGATGAACGGCTTAAATGCAATCAATGGTATCTCTTGCTTACCTGCTGATGGTGCATTCTACGCATACGCAAACATCAAACCATTGATTCGTGCCAAAGGTCTTAAATCTTGCACAGAATTCTCTGCATGGTTGTTGGAAGAAACTGGTGTTGCAGTTGTTCCAGGTGATGCATTCGGTCTTGGCGGCTTCATGCGTATCTCTTACGCAACCGCTGATGAAGTCCTTGTTGATGCGCTTGCACGTATCAAGAAAGCGGCTGACTCAATTGAAGGTGTTGACGCTGCAATTGCTTCAATCGAAGCTGAAAAAGCTGCAAAATAA
- a CDS encoding PaaI family thioesterase: MSLKHLSGLQIMQGMCDGSIPMPSMSERIPMLAGTVEAGVIEFTVRADERHLNPLGGVHGGFAATVLDSVTGCAVFSMLDAGVGYGTIDLNVKMCRPVPINTELKAIAKIINLSKNLGIAEGQLIDEQGRLYAHATATCMIIR, encoded by the coding sequence ATGAGCCTTAAACACCTATCAGGTTTGCAAATCATGCAAGGCATGTGTGATGGCAGCATTCCGATGCCTTCAATGAGCGAGAGAATTCCGATGCTTGCGGGCACAGTGGAAGCCGGAGTTATAGAATTTACAGTGAGAGCAGACGAGCGTCATTTAAACCCACTCGGTGGTGTACACGGTGGTTTTGCTGCCACGGTGTTAGATTCAGTTACAGGCTGTGCTGTGTTTTCAATGCTCGATGCGGGTGTGGGTTATGGCACAATTGATTTGAATGTGAAGATGTGCCGCCCTGTACCCATAAATACTGAGCTAAAAGCCATTGCTAAAATTATCAACCTCAGCAAAAACTTAGGGATCGCTGAAGGACAACTCATTGATGAACAAGGTCGCCTCTATGCACATGCGACAGCAACCTGCATGATCATCCGATAA
- the miaE gene encoding tRNA-(ms[2]io[6]A)-hydroxylase: protein MSNIDYDELMKPVIGFLGCETPKAWLDEALQNLDILMQDHANCEKKAASTAVNLMFRYSYFTDLQVKLAQLVREEMLHYEQVLELMNKRGQEWVGLSAGRYAGGLRKEIRTFEPEALIDVLVVGAFVEARSCERFYALAPHVDEELGRYYRYLLKSESRHFEDYLNLAYDIAKTAKLTKPKEDIQQRIEHIREVEKNLILAPDELFRFHSGVPIKAA, encoded by the coding sequence ATGTCAAATATTGATTATGATGAACTCATGAAGCCAGTGATTGGTTTCTTGGGCTGCGAAACACCGAAAGCTTGGCTAGATGAAGCATTACAAAATTTAGATATTTTGATGCAAGATCATGCCAACTGTGAGAAAAAAGCCGCAAGTACAGCGGTAAACTTGATGTTTCGTTACAGTTATTTTACTGATCTGCAAGTGAAGCTAGCACAATTGGTGCGCGAAGAAATGCTGCACTATGAGCAAGTCTTAGAGCTGATGAATAAACGCGGTCAAGAGTGGGTCGGCTTAAGTGCAGGACGTTATGCAGGTGGCTTGCGTAAAGAAATACGCACATTTGAGCCTGAAGCACTGATTGATGTGTTGGTAGTCGGTGCTTTTGTTGAAGCACGTTCTTGTGAGCGTTTCTATGCGCTTGCACCGCATGTTGATGAAGAGTTAGGGCGTTACTACCGTTATTTGCTTAAATCGGAATCTCGCCATTTTGAGGACTATCTGAACTTAGCCTATGACATTGCCAAGACTGCGAAATTGACAAAACCAAAAGAAGATATTCAACAGCGTATTGAACATATCCGTGAAGTTGAAAAAAATCTGATTTTAGCGCCTGATGAACTATTCCGCTTCCATAGTGGTGTACCGATTAAAGCAGCTTAA
- the pdxJ gene encoding pyridoxine 5'-phosphate synthase — protein MAALLGVNIDHVATLRQARGTTYPDPVNAALICEQAGAEGITLHLREDRRHIQDDDVRRMRPVLKTQMNLEMAVTDEMVAFAKEIQPQHVCFVPEKRQEVTTEGGLDVLGHFEDVKKATQELTVIGCDVSLFIDADIAQIDAAIACGAPTIELHTGAYADAETPEAQQAELERIVKGAEYAASKGLVVNAGHGLNLDNVTPIAAIPQIHELNIGHSIIADAVFIGLAQAVQQMKAVIKAAR, from the coding sequence ATGGCTGCATTACTTGGTGTCAATATTGACCATGTCGCAACTTTAAGACAAGCACGTGGTACGACCTACCCAGACCCAGTCAATGCTGCATTGATCTGTGAACAAGCCGGTGCAGAGGGGATTACTTTGCACTTACGTGAAGACCGTCGTCATATTCAAGATGATGATGTGCGTCGTATGCGTCCTGTTTTAAAAACACAAATGAATTTGGAAATGGCAGTCACTGATGAAATGGTGGCATTTGCCAAAGAAATCCAGCCGCAACATGTGTGTTTTGTGCCCGAAAAGCGTCAAGAAGTGACCACTGAAGGTGGTTTAGATGTGTTGGGTCACTTTGAAGATGTGAAAAAAGCCACTCAAGAACTGACTGTAATTGGTTGTGATGTATCTTTGTTTATTGATGCGGATATTGCTCAAATTGATGCTGCGATTGCCTGTGGTGCGCCAACCATTGAATTACACACAGGTGCTTATGCCGATGCTGAAACGCCTGAAGCACAGCAAGCTGAACTTGAGCGTATTGTCAAAGGTGCAGAATATGCGGCGTCAAAAGGCTTGGTGGTCAATGCAGGTCATGGTCTAAATTTAGACAATGTCACTCCGATTGCAGCAATTCCTCAAATCCATGAATTGAATATTGGTCATTCTATTATTGCAGATGCAGTATTTATTGGCTTAGCACAAGCTGTTCAACAAATGAAAGCTGTGATTAAAGCTGCCCGTTAA
- the recO gene encoding DNA repair protein RecO, whose translation MRNEVLHGYLIHHRKYRERSHIIHLFTQEHGRIDGILRQMPPPQYQPIRLQASGKSELKNFTKLEIVNQPIFFFGDAFFSGFYLNELLLRLCPLEVEMPKTYQQYGKTLTQLQLLSTQSNPNQFLKQILRQFEHILLEELGYAIDFSVDATQSEIHPLQQYYFQINEGFSPAVKASRASLSGQQILSMLSYQNGGDFNEEQLQLLTKLYRQVITALMGDRPLKSRQLWIQNSQSQS comes from the coding sequence ATGCGTAATGAAGTGTTGCATGGCTATTTAATTCATCATCGTAAATACCGTGAACGCAGTCATATTATCCATTTATTTACCCAAGAACATGGGCGGATCGATGGAATTTTAAGGCAAATGCCGCCACCACAGTATCAACCGATTCGTTTACAAGCCTCAGGTAAATCCGAACTTAAAAATTTCACCAAGCTTGAAATTGTGAATCAGCCGATTTTCTTTTTTGGCGATGCCTTTTTTTCAGGCTTTTATTTAAACGAATTATTATTACGTCTGTGTCCGCTTGAAGTGGAAATGCCAAAAACCTACCAACAATATGGCAAGACGTTGACTCAATTGCAGTTGTTATCAACGCAATCTAATCCTAATCAGTTTTTAAAACAGATATTAAGACAATTTGAGCATATTTTGCTTGAAGAGCTAGGCTATGCCATTGATTTTTCAGTTGATGCAACTCAATCCGAAATTCATCCATTGCAACAGTATTATTTTCAAATTAATGAAGGGTTCTCACCGGCAGTGAAAGCTTCACGTGCAAGCTTATCGGGTCAGCAGATTTTAAGCATGTTGAGCTATCAAAATGGTGGGGATTTTAATGAAGAACAGTTACAATTACTGACGAAATTATATCGACAGGTCATTACCGCTTTAATGGGCGATCGACCGCTAAAAAGTCGACAATTATGGATTCAAAACTCTCAATCTCAATCCTAG
- a CDS encoding NF038104 family lipoprotein: protein MIKVLSVVVCVFFLQGCVHKLVTVPVKVAYKTTKVAVKGTAAVVGAVIPDGDDDDEKSK, encoded by the coding sequence ATGATAAAAGTATTATCCGTCGTTGTATGTGTATTCTTTTTACAAGGCTGTGTGCATAAGCTCGTGACGGTTCCTGTGAAAGTGGCATATAAAACCACAAAAGTTGCAGTCAAAGGCACTGCAGCTGTTGTGGGTGCCGTTATTCCTGATGGGGATGATGACGATGAAAAATCAAAATAA